The Lolium perenne isolate Kyuss_39 chromosome 6, Kyuss_2.0, whole genome shotgun sequence genome segment TTTGCCCCTAGTTAAACATTCTGGTAAATATGTGTGGTGCACTGCGTTGCTCCAGCAGCCTTCTTCTGTGCCTGCTTTTGGATTCAAATTGTTACAGTGAGATTCCACTGATTCCATTTAGCTCCCAAAAATCTGAGGCATCACCTTTCATTCATTCTGTACACATGTGTTTTCCATCTGAAATGTGATCCTCAACTGAACTCCATGTTCTGTACTTGTGATCGAGATGCTTTGTGATCACCCAGATCCATGTGAGAACTGAGAATACCACCTGGACAGCCATCCGATCTATATCCGACGCCTGTCCGGTGTTAATGCCTCTATGCCAGTCAGTTGCTTGTGTGGCCACGGCTGCCGCAGCCGGTTGGTTCGCCTGCCTTCCGCCGTCGCCCAATATGGCGTCTGCACCTACGCCGGCGACGCCCAAGGCCCCGGCGGGGCCAGCGGGTAGGTACGCCGTGTACGTCGCGGCCGTGCCGTTGCGAGCTCCCCAGGGGCCAGCCCAGGCCCTGATGTCGGCGGGCTACTCGCTCGGCCTGTGGGACCTTCAGCACTTCATGGTGCTCCTCCGGCCTGACCCGCCCAGAAGCCAGGTGAGGCCAGCCCAAATCCATCCTCCCCACGAGAAGATCTTCATGGCGGATGGCTCACCTTGGTTGCTGTGTTGCAGGCGCCGTTGGTGTTCGATTTCCAGCCTCGAGACCCCGAGGATGCTCTGGCGGCGTTGGCAGCCCTGTCGCGGAGCAAAATTCCCGGTAACAAACGCCGATTTTTCAGTTCACAGCAATCTGGAAAAAAGTTCCAACATAAAGTTTAAGCAGAGTTAGTATTCCATCAATCTGTGACGACGAACAGGAGTGGTTCGGAGAAGAACGCTGCGGAGGATCCCGGACAGGAGGAGCTGGTTCGTCGGGCTCTGCGACGGCGACGCCGCGGACGCCGCCGAGAGGTTCAGCGAGCGGTGGTCGACTGACCTGGTGGTGGGGGAGCACGACTGCCGGGACTACACCAACGGTCTGCGTTGCAACTTTACACATTGAATTGGCGATCTTGCGACACCGTGAACCTATCTCAATCGTTTCTATCTTTCTCCCACTGCATGATCCGGTAGGGCTCGTCGAAGTCTTGACGGGAGAAAAACGTGTCCTGGAGTCGCTCAGAGCATCATCAGGCGCCAACGAGGTGGCACCTTGGTGGGAATTGCTTTCTTCTTTATTATCTCTGATGCACTCGTATTGTTTAGTGTAATCTTGCTCATGATATCATTTTAAAATATATCTGCCATGAATTGTTTACTAAGAGGTGAGACGAACTTGGATTGTTAGGTTCCGTTCAGCATGTCTCTACTTTCGTCTGACAGAGTCCATTCTGGTGCTTGCTCACTGTTCCTGAAATAAGTTATCAACCTACTTTGCAGATGGATGGTCTATCAGAATGCCGTTCAGTGATCTCTAATCGGGCACTCAGATACCATCTGCAGTAGCAGCAAGTGAATCTTTGAAGCCTTCTCGGTTAACGGCTTAAAGAGAAATGAAGGCACTTTGAGGAATTCCTTGGCTGGAGCTGGAAGCAAGAGTAGCAAATCTATGTAATCAGGTGATGTTTGCTGAACTACAGAGTCAATTTGTTATCAGTAGTTCGTATGCCGTACCTGAAAACATAATTACAATGAAATGCTTACTAGGAAGATGGAGGGTAGAGACAGAATGATACCTATAGCAGTATGTGGACAATGCCGACAAATGTCTTTTTTTCCGCTGTGTGCATCTTGATGGCTAGACTGTTCTTTACATCATGTTCTTGTAGAGGCTGGGTGTATTTAATATCAATTTGGTATTAATAAATTCCCTTTATAAAAAATAACCATAGCAGTATGTGGACAATGCCGACAATGTCGATAGCTTTTACATGCAAACAAGAATTTCGCCTGAATTAAGGTTACAAAACGATACTCGTCAATCAAGAGGCCATCACTTCGTTTCTCCTCCATCAGAAGTGGCCTCGTCATCCACGACAGCGAAAGCATAATCTCTACTGTAGCTATCTCCCTGCTGACCGTAACACCCAATGCCCCTTAAACAGTGTCAAGTTGCACACTTGGTGTCTCAGGACATGATCACCAGCTCCTGTTGTTGGGCAGCCACCTCCCCTTAAATTCCAAGAAACAACTTGCAGGGCAATGTCGATTGGCGATTGCCAGCTACTTTTGACACGATTACAGTTACAGAGACAGAAGGGTTGACTATATCCATTAAATCTTTCTTGGAAGCCTGATAGGTGGAGGCAATCTAGATTCATCAATCTTTTATCGAGATCTTGTCAAATCATAGGTTATCACCTAACAATACCAGGTATTCCGGAGTGACATTGCATCCATGATGGATGGACGGATGGCccgggaggtggcgttttggcacacgcgtgcatatgcacccattatagaaaagaataaaaaaacaaatttcaaaatgtcaaaaaaatctgatataatttttttggtatacatcgtGACATTCTAAGTTCGTTCACAAGTTTTTATGGAAAAACAACatattgtgtggtgtgtacaaaaaaaacaaaaaaatgtcatgtacgtagtcgtgttacagcatcaaaatttgtcttttttttacaggagccatagaaaaatgtttttttttgaaaacttgtgtaccaacataaaatatctagatgtacttgtaaaattttagtttaattttttttgacactttaaaatatggattcacataatggaagTATATGCttctatgagccaaagtgcatttcccGGATGGCCCGTGCCTACACTGAGATGACTGACCCTTACCGAGAAGGTGGCAACTGAAAACCTTCTAGTCAATTAGCGATATGCATGCAACACTAGGGTTGAACCCGGTGCTCTAAGCTGGCCACTAAAATAGTAAATCCTGATCTGCACCGTCCTTTCACTTTCTGTCTGTAGCCAGCTGCGAAATCCCAGTATGTTCTGAAGGTTCTACTCTTTCATCTGCACCATCCAATCTAGTAGTACTAATATTTTTTCAGCTTCAGCTCAAGTATAGAAAATTATGACATTCAAAAAATTGTAGGGGTTGCACAGTAAATCAATCGATCTAAACATAAAAAAAGTAGAAATCAAGACCGTGTTGAAATTGATGTGttttatgtgcaatattgatccTGATGAATTTATTTGTTCTTTTTTTGTATGCAAATTCATGctataaaatcatatgcaagatCGTGCACTAGATTTACCAGAAATAAAGCAACTTAATTGGCCAACGAACAAATATTTCAGGCTAAAATTGGAGCTAGCCAAACATGTATTTTTCTGTGGCTGATAATCACTGCCACATCTTCGACTCCTTGTATAATATGTTCAAGAATTTTTTCCACCAACTATGCCTTTAGAAACTACTCAAGATTAAGTTACCCAACTTGCAAAACTACCATCACTAACCTTGGAGATTCAGATATACTCATCATTTCAatggagatttttttttttttttttttgaaacgaggcgaaagctttgcctttcattgatataAGGAAAACTGGCCGAAAAAACCGTTACAACATAACACCACATGCCAGGGTCGATGACCAaccaggtcgacaccacacctcaacgcaaTAGGTGGAGGCGACAGAACGAAGACACCGCTCCAACTACCTCGCCGGCCCCAAGGCCGCGCAAGAGCGTTgtgaagcttcatgcactagtcaACACAACcacaagtccgaactgatggaaagggctaggcaaccacttatacatctcaacacccctcctcatgtgtgaccggaagaagagaagaggaggtaACACGTGGAAAGCAGAATAGCACACCTATGGACATAGGGGTGGGCAAATATTGCGGAAGTCAGGACTTGAACTCGAGActctgggctctgataccatgtgaagcttcatgcactagccaatgcAACcacaagtccgaactgatggaaaaggctaggcaaccacttatacatctcaacaaGCGTCACCCACACCCGATCTCTTGAGGGATCTATGCTCATCATTTCAATGGAGTATTTCAAGGTGGGGAATTTGACGAAACACGCTAACCATAATGGTCCTTGTAGCATAGTGATATTGTGACGTCTCACATATGAGACAGGCAATTGCCAGCAGGTTCTTCTGGAGTGGAGGCAATATTTGGATATCTGGAGGGTCCCTAAATTGCACTATGTATGATACCCACCGGCCTGGGTGGTCAGCGTATTCAGAATGGGGCTCAACTTCTCAAGTGCCAATCCTGAGGCTGAACTTATCTCATGTGAGGGAGATATTGTTTTTGGAACATCCATTGTCAGCCAATCTTCTCCCGTCACCTCTCTCTATGTACCGTAACTGTGATGTCACCATGGCTTTCTAGATGTAGGGACGGCACAGCACATAGCTGTAGCATACAGTCATTGGCCATTTGCATCTATTTCCTGAAATTCTTGCTAATTTTGCTAGGTAGAACCGTAGAAGTGACCTGCCATGGTCTGTATCATCTCTTAGAAATCAGTTGCCATCAGCAGAAGATATCTGGGTTCTTCTTTTGGAAAATGGAGGTGGTATACCCTCGCCTGTGCAGTGGTGACCGAAAAGTTTTATTCACTACCAAACGTCCATCAGTAAGATAGATGAGTAAGTTCGTTATTTTTTATCAGGCAGTGAACACCCTATATGACTTTCAAGTGAACAAAATTTAGCCTAGCTCAGAACTATAGATATCTGAACTTGTAGCTTTATTGCAGTTTACAGGTTCAGGAAAGTGGCACGAGTGAGTATAAACCCAGAGGCCTCACTGAAATGAGTGTATCTGATTATATAAgggaaaaaaaaatccaaaggGGGAAATGGTAGGATAAGAAGAGAATGACTATAGCATGTAATTGGCATTAAATTGTACTGGTCTCTTAGATTAACCAAGAATTGCTATACATAAGCACGACAGTCCACTTACCAGGACCAGGAGTCCAGGACACTCCTGTAGCTGTAGTTTTTTCTCTTGCTGACGGAAGCAGTACATCCAAGATACAATACTCTTTACATTAGCATCCAAGAAGTGGCTTCCTCACCCAGGAAAAAACGAGGCCGAATCTCTTCTGTAGCTATCTCCATGCTGACCCTAACACCCAATGCCCCTCAAACAGTGGCAAGTTGCACACGCATGATGTCTGAGGACATGATCACCAGCTCCCATTGTTGTCCAGTCACCTTTGGCCCACCCCCTCACCTTCAATTCCAAGAAACAATTTGCAGTGCAATGTGGATTGGCGATTGCCAACTACTTTTTACACGACGACAGAGACAGAAGGAATGTATCTGGGGGTTGACTATCTCGATTAAATCTTTCTTTGAAGCCTGATAGGAGGATGCATCGATCTTTATCGAGATCTTGTCAAATCAGAGGTTATCACCTACAAGACCAGGTAATCTGCAGTGACATTGCATCCatgatggatggatggatggtgCCCCTACCTACACTGAGATGACTGGCCCTTATCAACAAGGAAGCAACTAAAAACCTGGCGATCAATTAGTGATATGCATTCAACAGTGGGTTTAGAACCGGTGCTTAGCTGGCCACTAAAAtagtttttttttagataaaaggcatggactgcccgactttaaattaataaagccctcagGTTCAACACAAACAAAGGTAACACATTACATGCTGTGGCATACAGCTTCGCCAAACAAACGAACTAGACCAAACAGCTAACATCAGGGGCGCCGGAGAAGCTCAGGTGTCTTGGTCATCCCTTCTTGGAGCCGCCGCGTCGTGCAGAAGTTTGAGCTCGACGATCGCGTGATCTATCCACGGCCGATCCAGGGGCTTTGCCAGGGGCTTCCACATCTGAAGAAAGAGCATCATTTTAAAGATAATATTAGCGGGGTGTTTCATAAATTTCGACTCAATGGTCATCTTGTTTCTAAAGAGCCACAACGCCCAAGATTGGGCAATAAAAAGAAGCCAAACACATCTTTTAAATCTACCCGAGAGACTAGAGATGATAGCGAACAGTTGCGCAAAGTTAGCAGGGCACCAGCTGCATCCCAACAGCTGGCGGGACACGCTCCAAGCAAAGATAGCAGTAGAGCAGGTGAAGAAAATATGCGCGGCATCCTCCGGCCTACCACACAGTTTGCAACAGCCGTTGCCGGGCCCATGACGGGACAAGATGTTGAGGCTCGTGGGTAACTTGTCCAGCACAAGTTGCCAGGCAAAGATCTTGTTCTTTAGAGGAATCCGAGCAGCCCAAACATCCCGAAAGTGAGCAATGGAAGCCCCCTGAGCCAGCTTCAAATACATTGACCTGACAGAGAAGCAACCTGAGGGCTCCAGAGACCAGGTTACCCTATCCTGGCCCGGAACAAGGTGAATTTGATCAATGATGGATCTCAACAGGTGCCAGTCAGCGATGCCAAGCTGATCAAGCGATCTGCGGAAGGACAGGGCACCCCCGCCTCTGCACACTTGCCCCACGGTAATCATTTGCGAGTCGGAGATGCTGAATAAAGTAGGAAACCTGTCCTTTAGAGCCACGTCCCCAAACCATTTGTCCATCCAGAACAGAGTGCGGTTGCCGTCCTGCACCAAGCGGCTAGCCCCCAATTTGAAAAAGTGCTTGATCTTATGCAAGCTTCGCCAGAATTGGGAACCCCCATGTCCCGATCCTGCGAAGATGTTGTTCGCTGagggatacttagcacgaataatcTGCACCCAGATCGGATTCTCAGGTTGGAACAACTTCCACACCCACTTCAGCATGAGAGCAATGTTCATCTTTTTGGAATTAAGGAGTCCCAGCCCTCCACATTCCTTAGGCCGGCAGACTGTCGGCCAGTTGACAAGGTGATAGCGCCTCTTGGGGCCAGATCCTTCCCAATAAAACCTGGCCCGGTGCGAGTCAAATTTAGCGCGAATCCCATCCTGTAACAGGAACAGCCGGTAAGCCGTCCACCCGAAGACATGAACTTACCCCACCACGGTTCAACCCTGCCAGCCAGCTTTCGGACAAGGAAAAGCCATTGCTCCATGGTGAGCTTTCTGTCGGATATGGGGAGGCCCAAGTAGATGAAGGGGAAGGCCCCACGCTTGCAGTTCAGCCAGTCAGCCACTTGCTGTTTGCGGAGCTCGGATGCACCCATAACCACCACCTCGGATTTATGGTAATTGATTTTAAGACCTGACATATCTTCGAAACACATCAGTAAGAATTTCAGGTTGGCGATCTGAGCGTCGTCGTCTTGGATCATGATCAGGGTGTCGTCAGCGTATTGCAGGTCGTAATCCCCCCAGGGATCAAGTGTGGAATCACCCCAGCGATATGCCCCGCTGCCGCTGCAGAAGAGAGAATGATGGACAGCGCTTCCGCCAAGAAATTAAACAACAGAGGGGAGAGGGGGTCCCCTTGTCTAACACCTCTCTTGTTACAGAAGAAGGGGCCCACTTCTCCGTTGATAGATATCGCCGTTTGTCCTCCCATAACCAGCTGCGAAATGCGATGGACAACCCCGACATCAAAGCCCTTTGCCCGAAGGACCTCTTGCAGGAAATTCCAGTTGACGTGGTCGTACGCTTTCTCAAAGTCCAACTTAAGCAGCAGACACCCTTGCTTTCGGATTTTAAGCTCGTGGACTATCTCGTGGAGCGCGAGAACTCCATCCAGGATAAACCTGCCTTTGATAAACGCGGTTTGATTGGGGCTAATAATACGATTAGCTATGGGGTCAAGCTTAGAGGCCAGGGCTTTGGACACAATCTTGAACACCACATTGATCAAAGCAATCGGCCGGAACTGAGTAATCTTGTCTGCCCCAGGGACCTTAGGAATCAGCGAGAGAACCCCAAAGTTAAGTCTCGCTATGTCAATCCTCCCTAGGATGAAGTCGTTGAGTATGTGTAGAACCCCGAGCCTGACTAAGCCCCAGAACTTCTTAAAGAAGAACACTGGAAACCCATCCGGGCCTGGGGCCGAGTCGGATTTCATGTCCATGACTAACTCTTCCAACTCCTTCTCCGAAAAGGTTCTCATCAGGTTGTCGTTCTCTTCCTGAGAGACACGGTTCTCGTTACTCCAGGCATTGGGGTGTAGCCCACACACCCTGGCCTCTTCCGTCCCCATGAGGTTCCGATAGAACTCATAGATGTGTTGCTGTATGAGGGTTTTTTCCGTGATAAACCCTTGCTCTGCTAACAGCAAGGAGATGCAGCACTTCCTACGACGCCCGTTCGCCAAAGCATGGAAGTACTTGGTGTTGGCGTCTCCCTGTAAGACCCAACGGGCGCGGCCCCTTTGTCTCCAGTATTCTTCTTCCGCTCTAAAACTTCAAGCAGCTGGTCTTCCAAGTGGTACCTGAGAGCCCACTCTTCCTCATCAATCCCCACGACATCCGCTTTCTCGTCCAAGGATTTAATCTGGGACAACAGACCTTCTTTAAAAGGCTCTGGTCTCCCTCCCTTTGTTGGCATTCCAGCCCCTGAGCTGTTGCCTGAGCCCCCCACTCATGAAACTCCACCAGTCCAGGATGTCTCTGCCACCCACTCTATTGGCCAAGGAGGTCCACCTCGTCCCCACGAAATCCTGGAAGCCTGGTAGGAGAAGCCAGCTAGACTCAAAGAAGAATCTGTTGCTCCTAGGCGGGTTCCCATCCCCGGAGTCAAAAACCAAGGGTGTGTGATCAGAGCCCAGGCTAGTTTCGGCCGAAACCGTACAGAGCGGAAAGTGAAGCTCCAGCGCTGGCGAGATGAACACCCGGTCCAACACACAGCGGACTGGATTAAGCTGCTTATTGCTCCATGTGAAACGCGCCCCTGTACGCGGGATCTCTCGTAAGCCCCAGCTCGCGATGTGCTCATTGAATAAGTCTATTCTGGCCCAGTTAACCCGATCGTTGTTTTTGTCATGGGCAGCCCTGATCAAGTTGAAATCTCCCCCCATGAGTATAGGAACCTCAGACGCATCAACCTTGTTGGAAATTTCCTGCAGGAAATCCGCGGAACGAGAGTGATCCGCGGGACCATATATGCCCATGACCTTGCAGCGAAGCTTATCCGCACGACAGATGATGTCTGTGCTGATGAAGTACCGGCCCCTCTCGATGCTCCCAACATCGAAAGTGCTATCGCGGAAACCCATCAACATGCCCCCTGAATGACCGCAGGCGGGAAGCCAGCACCACACGAACTTATCTCCAATCTCAAGGCTACTGAGCTCCTGATCCGTTAAGTCTTGTTTGATCG includes the following:
- the LOC139832803 gene encoding uncharacterized protein, whose amino-acid sequence is MPLCQSVACVATAAAAGWFACLPPSPNMASAPTPATPKAPAGPAGRYAVYVAAVPLRAPQGPAQALMSAGYSLGLWDLQHFMVLLRPDPPRSQAPLVFDFQPRDPEDALAALAALSRSKIPGVVRRRTLRRIPDRRSWFVGLCDGDAADAAERFSERWSTDLVVGEHDCRDYTNGLVEVLTGEKRVLESLRASSGANEVAP
- the LOC139832515 gene encoding uncharacterized protein, which encodes MGTEEARVCGLHPNAWSNENRVSQEENDNLMRTFSEKELEELVMDMKSDSAPGPDGFPVFFFKKFWGLVRLGVLHILNDFILGRIDIARLNFGVLSLIPKVPGADKITQFRPIALINVVFKIVSKALASKLDPIANRIISPNQTAFIKGRFILDGVLALHEIVHELKIRKQGCLLLKLDFEKAYDHVNWNFLQEVLRAKGFDVGVVHRISQLVMGGQTAISINGEVGPFFCLKINYHKSEVVVMGASELRKQQVADWLNCKRGAFPFIYLGLPISDRKLTMEQWLFLVRKLAGRDGIRAKFDSHRARFYWEGSGPKRRYHLVNWPTVCRPKECGGLGLLNSKKMNIALMLKWVWKLFQPENPIWVQIIRAKYPSANNIFAGSGHGGSQFWRSLHKIKHFFKLGASRLVQDGNRTLFWMDKWFGDVALKDRFPTLFSISDSQMITVGQVCRGGGALSFRRSLDQLGIADWHLLRSIIDQIHLVPGQDRMWKPLAKPLDRPWIDHAIVELKLLHDAAAPRRDDQDT